The genomic region CTCTGTGAAttctttctgatttcctttaatCATCCAGTAATTGAACTctgtctcttcttcctttcttcaccCTTAAATGCTGATATGCCATGAGTTTCCATCCTCTGCCTAGCTTTGTTCTCACACTATAGAATAAagtctactttaaaaaaagaaaatcaaaacacctCTATTTACCATTTGTGTGCTGATAATTTTCAAATCTCTATCTCTAGCCCAAACTGTTCTTCTAAACTCCAGACctacattttttatatattttcattggTTTAATTAGAAGATAATTCACAATaatgtgatggcttttgccatatatcaacatgaattggcatCAGGCATGCATATGTCTGCCTGAatccccctccaacctccctctcaccccacctcctctaagttgtcacagagcactggctttggctCCCTTGGGTCACATACATCAAACTCTCAGAGGCTGTTTCACATATGGCAGTGCATGCGTTTCAATGTTATTCACTCACGtcacccaccctctcctcccccactggGTCCAAAACGTCTGTCTCTCTTCTGCCCTGCGACTACCATCGTCAGCACCGTCTTTACAGATTCCATTTATAATGAGGCGGGTGAGCCTGGAGCCTATCAcattagtgaagtaagtcagaaagagaaagacagacctGCATTTTTAATTGCTCATTCACTGTCTCTACCTGCATGTCCAATGAACTTTAAAGCACATTCAGAAGTCAAACTTAGTTATTTTCACCCTTTCTGGGAACCTGTGGGACCTGGAATTCCTCTCTTGCTGAATGGTATCACCATCCATTTCTGGGGACTAGGACCCACACCAGGAAACTTTTAAATGAAGGACCTTCAGATAATGAAAATCTGCCCTCACGTGTCCAGAATCTTATCTTCCTCAGGTTCAACAAATCTCCTTAATCCATGTCCTTGCTCTTCATGTCACCCAGTTCTGCAATCCTTCACCATCCTGCTGATTCTCCTTTGAATATGTTGAGGGTGCctggtctctctctctgcctATAATTTGACACAACAATTAGTGAACAAAGGGCAGCCTTTACAACTGAGTGGAcaacaaaggaactcagccatacacacacatgcatccattctttcccaaactaccctcccatctaggctgccacatatcattgagcagagttctctgtgctatacagtaagtccttgctggttatccgtTTTAATTACAGCAGTGTAGCACTAGCTCTTCTAATCATCCATTTATCTCCTTTTACCAGAGAGCTTGACCTCTTCATAAAGCTTAGAGTCACTGTGAGGGCCTTTCATTCCAACCTGAAGGACTCCCTGCCTCAGGAAGATCGGGTGGTTGAGAATTCTCTCAACTCTCCTGAACTGGGAATGCCTTAATCACTGTTTAATTTTCCAAGGACAGTTTTGCTAAACATAGGATTCTTGGTcaacatttccttctttccttcaacaTTTCAAAGACACTGACCCATGTCATCTGACTTCTGAGGCTCCCCATGAGAAATCTGCTCTTGATCCTCCTGGCAAATCTTCTCTCAGCTTCATAAACATTAATAATGTGCTTTACCAGTGTCTCACACAATAGAACATTTTCCTATAGTTTCATCAAGTCAGTTAAATCATCACACTGTGACCAGAgtttgaggaaaaagaaatgaatatttcAAGTGGACACATTATGAGGTCTTTAGAATTATTACTAACTttcaaactagaaatgaaaaagttgCTGAAGCCTCCTAcagattttaatttctaacaAAGTGAATACCAGTCtctaatatatttaaagaaaaatctctttGGGACCTTTTACCTAAGTGTAAAGGGGCCTTGAAGctgaaaagggagaaaaaccacTGGGTTTATCCCAGCCACGATTGGTCCATTTCTTGCTCTGACCTCACAGGGCATCACTGTGATGAAACTCACCAACACCCTTTATAAGACCTCAGCTGGTCTTGTCCGCAGAGCCCTGGAAGCTGATTTTGGTGACCTGACGGCTGGACCTATAGCTAGCGAGCGTTTTTCCGTGTTTTTgccattttgttgatttttttttactttttctcttttttctttctctttttctcatttttttaattttgtcttatttttttctttcagttttagtttctcctccccattttttgtttttccccattttcccccttctttttctcattttattgttttttgtttgtttgtttgtttttgttttcagttagtGTTGCTAGTGTTAGCATAGAGACCATCATTGACATAGTTATAGCAGAGTCGGTATAGCTACTAATTCGCTAGCATAGATAGTATAGTTAGTGTCAGCAGTTAGTCTTCTCCATAGTTAGTGTGGTGGGTATAGTTAACAGGTTCCTAGCATAGTTAGTATCTGCACTGTTACCATAGTTGTTAGCATTAGGATAGTTGTATAGCACGGTTAGCATACGCAGTATTGTTAGAACAGTTAGCATTCTTAGTGAGGGCTTAGTGGTAGAGTTAGTATAGTTAGGTCATTAGTATAGCTTAGTGGTAGTTAGTATAGTTAGGGATGCAGGACTTCACAGCCATCTCGACGAACAAGATGGCTCGTATAGCAGATTATGACATCTTTTATACCATTGGCGAAGGCCAATCCGCCAAGGTCAAATTGGCCCGGCATCGTCTCACCAGGGCACTGGTAGCCATCAAGATCGTCGAAAAGACAGAGCAGCCCAACCTCCGGCAACTCTTTCGGGAGGTCAGGGCCTTGAGAAGCGTGAACAAGCACAGGAACATTGTCCAGCTCGTGGAGATCATAGACACAGAGGAGACTCTTTTTTTGATCATGGAGCACCTCAGTGGGGGAGACTTAGCCACCTACCTGGAGGCCCAAGGCTACCTGACCGAGGAGGAGGCCCGAGGCGTGTTCCGCCAGCTGGTCTCAGCCCTGCGGCACTGCCATCGGCGGGGCGTGGTGCACCGGGACGTGAAGCCGGGCAACATTCTCCTGGAGGCGAGCAAGATCAAACTTGCAGACTTTGGCCTCAGCGGCCAGTGGCACCCAGGAAGAAAACTGAACACTTTCTGTGGCACCCCTGTGTACATGGCCCCAGAGCTCTTCCTGCGGCTGCCCTACACAGGCCCAGAGGTGGACGTGTGGAGCCTCGGCGTGGTGCTGTACACCCTGGTAACGGGATCCGTCCCCTTCACGGGACGAGACTTCCGGGAGGTGCGGGACTGCATCCGCACAGGGCACTACCATGTGCCCGAAGACCTATCAGGTGAAGTAAAAGACTTGATACGCCGTATGTTAAGGCTCAACCCGGCCAACAGGGCGACTTTAGATGATGTTCGGCATCATCCTTGGCTGAACGTGGGCCTGGAAAGCCCACTCCCGCCAGCCTATGGAGATTACCCTGGGGTGACCATGGGGATGACACTGGGCTGGTCGAGGGACCAGATCCAGGGCAGGCATACAAGCACTGGCAGAGACTGGACTGTACCCAAGGTGCGGGCCCGCACCATCTTTGTGAGGCCGGCTGTTTCCCTCGACCTCAGCAGCGAAGAACATACGCCTCCCGCCAGCCCTGAAGTGTCGACGCTTATTCCCGGCTGGCTGTGGGAGGCCACGGAGCAGGAGAACCAGGAGTCGAGGGAGAAGACCAGAGAGCCTGCCACTCCCTCACCCTGCCCGGAGGCGAGGACCATCACCCCCAGCTCAGCCCCCTCCACTCGCAGCACCCGTGAGGAGCGCAGCGCCCCAGCCACCGACCGCGCCGGTGACCGCCACGACACGTGCGGGGCCAGGCTCGCCTGTGACGCCTGCGGCGGGCGTGACAGCAGCCACACCCGTGATACCAGCTTCACGCGGGACACCAGAGACGCCTGCGGCACCAGCCTCCCCCACGACGCCCCAAGCACCCAGGACGCCACTGGGGCCTGCGACAGAGAAGACGCCCGTGGCGCCCGCGTCCCCAGGGACACCAGAGGCGCCCGGGACACCGGCCTCACCTGTGATACCAGCCTCCCCCACGACGCCCCAAGCACCCAGGACGCCACTGGGGCCTGCCACACAGAAGACGCCCGCGGCGCCCGCGTCCCCAGGGACACCAGAGACGCCCGCGACACCAGCCTCACCTGCGACACCAGCCTCCCCCACGACGCCCCAAGCACCCAGGACGCCACTGGGGCCTGCCACACAGAAGACGCCCGCGGCGCCCGCGTCCCCAGGGACACCAGAGGCGCCCGGGACACCGGCGGTGCCCACGGCACCCAGGACCCTCACGCCACCGTCACCCGGGACGCCAGGGGCACCTGTGACGTAAGCAGTGAAACCCACTGCCCCCCAGACGTGCCTGCTGCGGGAAGCTCCACCCTTGCTGGGCAGCCCCAGAATTTGTCTCCAGTCACTCCCCCTGGCCTCACccagaagaagaagggggtggCTGGGAGAATATGGAGAGGTCTCCTTAAACATCTTTGCTGTGGGCTGCCCAGCAAGAGGGGTAAAAAAGTGAGCCCAGAAACACCTAGGGGATGACCTGCCAAGCCCCCTGGGACCTGGGCATGTTCCCACCTGGATgatgggactcaaacccagcacCTCCACCCCTTCAGACGAGCttgggcgcgttcagggtggcaTGGCCGTAGACACCTCCACCCCTTCAGGAAGCCTCCTGTCCAAAACCCTGACCAGCACAGAGGACGCTCTGGAGGGACCTGGGCGACCAGAAGAGGCACCACCCTGGCCTGactgcccctcctcccctgctggGTGAAACTTCAGAGACTGGACTGTGCCCTGGGGCATGTCCCCATCCCCCACTCTTTTGTCTTCCATGTGGTGGGGGAGAGGATAGTTATTGCCAACTCCTTGGTTCTTCCCTTGGTTCAATCTTATTAAACTTCAATGCTCCAGAAAGATGTATCACACTCTCTTTTGCATTCTCTCTGGTTAGAGTAGTGTGTAGGCATGTAGTACTTGGCATTAATGAGCTAAGAATTAGCACAATCATCCCCAAGAGCAACAGTTGCTGCACTGCAGGGTAGAAATGCAGAAAGAGTGtattattcccctgcactgacatTATCTAATATTTTCAGAAGGGGCAGAGGAAACTTTCGGTCCCTGCAGCTAGGGCTAATAGGGCCAGGACGTCTAGGATAGGATAATAAGTCCTGTGAACCAGCCAGTGGGCGGTGCGCTCAGGTCCCTGTGTGGATGCCTTTCCTGAATATGCTGCAGGAGCTGGGCGCGCTCCTTCCCCCATGGGCAGGCACCCTGAGGTGTGGCgttttttacattttctgatgtgaattatttttaaagtctattgaactaaataaaatgacaggtgctgctgctgctgctgctaagtcgcttcagtcgtgtccgactctgtgcgaccccatagatagcagcccaccaggctcccccgtccctgggattctccaggcaagaacactggagtgggttgccatttccttctccaatgcatgaaagtgaaatgtgaaagtgaagtcactcagtcgtgtccgactcttagcgaccccctgggctgcagcctaccaggctcctccgtccgtgggattttccaggcaagagtactgcagtgggttgccattgccttctctgcataaAATCTGAGGCCTGTGTTTTAACTGATTTTATGAATTATGCTTCCTAAATTGATGTAGAGTTAAATAGGATGTAATTAACTCTTCTTGACACACCCGAGTCACTGGGTGCATGCACAGGGGCCCCTGGTTATCTGAGGACTGTGCTCCAGCCAGGCGACTCCCCAGGTCACATCTCACTCTGCCTGTGTTTCCTCTTCCTCAGACAGAGGGGTCAAACTCAGATTAATCTTTTAAGACcttcagctttttattttgtaagatgatttttcttttgattgtggacttgtttttaaagtctttcttgaatttgttacagtattgcttctgttttatgttgtgATTTTTTTGGGGACATGAggtgtgtggggtcttagctccctggccCAGGATCGAACCAgcacccccagcattgg from Dama dama isolate Ldn47 chromosome 12, ASM3311817v1, whole genome shotgun sequence harbors:
- the LOC133065891 gene encoding serine/threonine-protein kinase MARK2-like; the encoded protein is MQDFTAISTNKMARIADYDIFYTIGEGQSAKVKLARHRLTRALVAIKIVEKTEQPNLRQLFREVRALRSVNKHRNIVQLVEIIDTEETLFLIMEHLSGGDLATYLEAQGYLTEEEARGVFRQLVSALRHCHRRGVVHRDVKPGNILLEASKIKLADFGLSGQWHPGRKLNTFCGTPVYMAPELFLRLPYTGPEVDVWSLGVVLYTLVTGSVPFTGRDFREVRDCIRTGHYHVPEDLSGEVKDLIRRMLRLNPANRATLDDVRHHPWLNVGLESPLPPAYGDYPGVTMGMTLGWSRDQIQGRHTSTGRDWTVPKVRARTIFVRPAVSLDLSSEEHTPPASPEVSTLIPGWLWEATEQENQESREKTREPATPSPCPEARTITPSSAPSTRSTREERSAPATDRAGDRHDTCGARLACDACGGRDSSHTRDTSFTRDTRDACGTSLPHDAPSTQDATGACDREDARGARVPRDTRGARDTGLTCDTSLPHDAPSTQDATGACHTEDARGARVPRDTRDARDTSLTCDTSLPHDAPSTQDATGACHTEDARGARVPRDTRGARDTGGAHGTQDPHATVTRDARGTCDVSSETHCPPDVPAAGSSTLAGQPQNLSPVTPPGLTQKKKGVAGRIWRGLLKHLCCGLPSKRGKKVSPETPRG